The DNA region ATTCTTGCCTGACACGGTTAATGCTAAATATCCTTTCCTCCTTATGACATCTAAGCAGATTATTCCAGAAGCCAGGACATATATCAAACGAGTAATACCGTCTGTGAGCAGTAATCAAAGCATCGGAGTCAATAAGGAAGAAGTTCCCTTGCATCAGTTGAGCTGGATACCTAATTCTTTGGCATAACCCCGGAAGGATCCTCCCCAAAGCCCCGTCAACTCATAGGCCCGTTTGAATCCAATTTTGCCTTCCATCGCCGCTCCGATCACACGAGTTGCGAAAAGTCTGCCGACGCGTACGTTTTGAGTCCTATAAAAATCGCCCCCAGAAGAAGATCTTTTACTTTTGATTGGTTGGCTGATGTAGTCCTCGTAAAACTCAAAATAGGTAGCCCTTTCAATTAGTTGTAAGTCTAGAGCTCTACGTGCAGCAACTATTGGGCTTACTTTGTATTCTCTTGCAAGTATCCTGTAGGGACTCTCCTGCCCTTTAACCTGGTTCCAGCGTTGAATCAATTCCTGCGATGGCAACAGAAATTCAGCCGCAGCACGATTGCACCATTCTTCTATTTCGGTTCCTGCAGGAATCATCTTCTCGAAACCAGAGAGTCCACTTTCTCCGAGCCAGATATGTGCCAGTTCGTGAGCTAGGGTGAACATCTGGGCAGCTTTCGAATCTTTACCGTTCACGAAAATCAGAGGGGCATACTGATCGGTAAGAGCAAAACCTCGGAATTCCTTCACATTCAAACTACGATGGTTGCTATTCCCAACGACACCGTTAATAACTGCCATCACTCCAAGTTTTTCAATATCCCGGCGAAGCCTAGCCACCGCGTCTTGCCATGTGCTAACTTTCCCTGCCCACCCACGATTCAGTCCCATCATATTTCTCATCTCCATCCCAATTGTGCCGGGGTCATCACCAAGACCGGCACTTCCAGCAAACGGCAATGGACTCGCTTGGCATTCGATCATATAATCGTGCATCCAGTCTTGCCGACGCTGCATCGCATAGATCGTATCAATGAGATTCGGGCTTGGTTTGGCCCTTTGCGTATTTCCAATCGTACGAAAGTCCGCAATAGGGAGACGTTCTTCTGGGGGCTCGTCGAGAAACAAATATCCCAGTGGAACATGCACCGCCTTGGCAAATTCCTCAAGCTGATTTAAAGTGGGAAAAATATCACGATCACTTTCCCATTCTGGTAATTTCTTGAACTTTTTCTTCTTCTCAAGATCTTCCAGTGTGACTCCGGCACGTTCGCGTGCCCAGCGCAGAAGCTCAGGTTTCACAGCAACACGTACCATTATAACTTCAGATTAGGAGTAGGCCAGAAAGGAGGATCTGAGCAAGCAGTTAACTCAATTGAAGAATACCCAAAGATTACCAGAAATCCAACATTCGAGATTGAAGGATGACTTGTAAGCAATTGGTCGTATTCAAGAAAATAAACTAATGTGTTATATATGTTTGAACTCTCCGTGATCCAATATGTTCCTATTGTAAGATAGGGAAACCTAAACCAACCGCTTTTGAATGTGCATTGTTGATTCAGTCAGTGTTTATTGGTATCAATTGCAGCTGATTCATCCTATCACATGGAAGAATCAGCTCTGTTCGTATCGGGATGGACTTCTGGTGTGTTTTCGGAGTGGGAATGATGAAGGTTGGGGAGATATTGCTCCACTGCCGGGATTCAGCCAGGAATCATTCTCAGAAGCACAATCCCAGGCAACGACCCTCGCAAAACTACTCGCGGACACCCCGATAGAGTCGCTTGATTTTGGAGACTCCAATCTCTCCCCTTCTGTGCGATTTGGATTTGAGCTTGCACAACTCAACCTGAATGCCGCAATAAAGAATCAATCAGAGACTAAACTGCCACCGGTTGCATGCTGCAGGCTCCTGAACCGACAGGGTCATAAAAATCCTGAGTCCATGACTACCCTCCATGGCTACCAAGCAGTAAAGATTAAGGTTGGAAGACAGGCATTGGACGAAGATCTTGAGTTCGTACACTCGGTTTGCTGTGAAAACCCCGATATCGATGTCCGTATTGATGCAAACCGGGCCTGGACCCTGCAGAGTGCCCAGGCATTTCTTGATGCCACACGTCACTTGGCATTTGATTATATCGAAGAACCCCTGAAGGACAAATCTCAACTTGCGGCGTTTGCCCGAGCCAGCCATGTCCCCTTGGCTCTAGATGAAACTCTCCGTGAACCTGAAGCAGAACGGTACTGTAAATTTGCCGACGTTTATGTTCTCAAGCCCACCCTTTCAGGGGGAATGACCGGAACTATTAAAAGAATCAAACAGGTGCAGGCCGAACACATCCGGTGGATAATCAGTTCTTCCTACGAATCCGGCATCGGGATGTTGGGACTGGTCGAATTAGCTGGGAACGTGCCCGGGGAAGTGCACGGCCTAGACACCTATAATTTATTTGAGCGTGATGTACTTATAGATCCGCTGCCATTGAACCGTCCAAAGCTTCAATTCGACAGACACCCGATAAAAAAAACTGATCTGGATTTGTCAATTCTGAGCGAATTATGACATCCAGTGTTAATCGGATCGAATCGCCTCAACCGCATAGTAACGAGGTATAAACCGGCGTAGAAGTGGGCGAATACCTACTAATTCACCGTAACTAGTCCATTTCTCAGTGCGAATGATTTTCCATCCTGCCTGCTCCAGGAGCCAATCAAACTGCCAGTCTTCAAATTCATGGAAATGCCGATCCCATGGATCAGATGGGTTACAATACGCGGATGCGAACCACAAACGAAGTGGTACCGTCGCAATAAGCTTGGGAGCCTGGATTGCACGCAGAACATTGTAGGGAGAAACCAAGTGTTCCAAAATCTCGAATGCGGTAACGAGATCTACATCCTCTCCCAAAGGAGTGGTAACCTGTTCCAGGTCTCCTTCGGTGTTCGTGACCTCGTATCCTGCAAGCTGCATCCGCCTACCGAGTTCATTTGGGGTGCCTAGGTCAAGAATTCGTGCTGGTGGAGGGGAGGTGGCATGCAAAAATTTCAGTGAGTTGCTAAATCGCCTCTCATGCGTTTTGTTTAACCGGTTTTCCATAACAAACAGCTTAGAGATTTATCCGCAGAAATTCTAACGATATAGGGCTTTCTACCAAAACAACGCAAAAATCACACTGTATCCAAGGAGCAAAAATGCCGTTTGTCCGAGGAGTGGATTCAGGTCGGTAGAATCGTGAATGGTTATCAGCTTATGCAGGATACTTATGGCCGGAATTAAAATTAGGACGGTGAGTCCTGCCCATACATGATCACCCGTAACACGAACAAATTCTAGTGGTAGCAGGGCTGCAATGACAACACAGCCAAGCCATAGGCCAATGCCGAATTTGCGCCCGAATCGAACCACTAATGTTTTCTTATTTGCTTTGCGATCCTCCACTATGTCACGAATATTATTCACGGTGAGGATTGCTACGGATAACAGGCCAGGTGCGAGGCCGATAATGATCACGCTTAATGTAATCTCCAGTGTTTGAACATAGTAGGTCCCCCCAACAGCCACAGGGCCAAAGAAAATCAAGACGAATAGGTCTCCCAGACCTTTGTAGCCATACGGCCATGGGCCGGCTGTATAAAGTATCCCGGCCAGGATTGACGCAAAGCCAATGATAGAAACTCCCCAACCGCCTCGATAGACCAGAATCATCCCTAGAGCTGTTGCGATGCAATAGACCAATACCGTGGCCACCAGGACATGTTGGGCAGCGATTAAGCCAGCCTGGGTGACGCGTGTGGGACCTTTTCGATTCGTCGTATCCACGCCGCTCATAAAATCAGCGTAGTCGTTGCAGAGGTTTGTCCCAATCGTGATCAGAAGTGCACAGACCACTGTAATCAGGGCAATACCAATATTGAAGATGCCGTCGTCCCATGCCATCGCAGATCCGACAAGAACAGGGGCGATGGCAACAGGCAGCGTCTTCGGACGAGATGCTAAAACCCAAGCACGGACCGGGCTGCCGTTCATGGCTTATATCCGTCCTTGTCAAAGTTAGGTGGACGTTTATTCAGGTATGCATTCTTCCCCTCCTGCCCTTCCTCGGTCATATAAAATAACATGGTTGCATGCCCCGCCAACTCTTGCAGGCCTGCCTGTCCATCACAATCGGCATTGAATCCAGCCTTCAACATGCGGATGGCAATATTCGAATTCATGAGAATTTCTCTACACCACTGTACCGTTGTACGCTCTAGGTCATCCAACTTCACCACTGTATTCACGAGTCCCATGTCCAAAGCTTCCGAAGCATTGTAGGGCCGGCATAGAAACCAAATCTCTCTGGCTTTTTTCTGACCTACGTGACGGGCAAGATAACTTGCCCCATAACCGCCATCAAACGAGCCAACCTTCGGGCCCGTCTGCATGAACTTGGCATTATCTGCGGCAATGGTGAGATCGCAGATAACATGTAGGACATGGCCTCCTCCCACGGCCCACCCTGCGACCATGGCGATCACAGGCTTTGGACAAGTTCGAATCTGCCTCTGCAGATCAAGAACGTTTAATCGCTGAATTCCTGAGCCCTCCTCTGTATATCCGTGATCTCCCCGAATGCGCTGATCCCCGCCAGAGCAAAACGCATCCGGCCCTTCTCCGGTCAAAATGATGACCCCAATGGATGAATCATCACGTGCCTTTGCGAAGGCATCCTGCATCTCTGCCACAGTCAGTGGACGAAAAGCATTCCGAACCTCTGGGCGATTGATAGTTACTTTCGCGATTCCTGCCGTTTCCGTATCTGGAATTCCCTTCTCATACAGAATATCCTTGTAGTCGCCGCAACCCTCCCATTCTATCGAGCCTTCGACGATAGGTCGGTATGTAAAGTGGTGTTGTTTTTTGGACATAGTCGTAATCAATGATTCTAAATCGAACTTCGAACTGCTTCGCTGACAAGGCGGTAGAGAGCGTTATGCAACTCTGCATTCTGAGCCCGATCCGTTTGCACTTCAATCAGATATGGGCCGGATGAAGATGCTGCAGATTGCCAGGTCTCTCGAAACTCCTCGCAGGAATCCACCGAGGAATATGGAATTTGAAACTGTGCAGCAGCCCATCGAAAATCCATGCCATGGGGGGTTCCTAAAACTTTTTCAAACTCTTCATGACCCAGAGCAACCGGAAGCATGTGAAAGATACCACCCCCATTATTGTTAACCACAACGACAATCACGTCACGCTCTCTTAGGAGGTTCAGTGAGTTCACATCATGCAGCATGGCCAAATCTCCCAACAGGACAGCCCCATAACCAAGCTTAGCTTCGGCAATCCCTGCGGCCGTGGCAAGAGTGCCATCAATACCACTGGCACCGCGATTCGCAAAAACCCGTGGAGCATCGTTACCCCGCCGGAAAAACGCTTGCAAGTCTCTAATTGGCATGCTACTGGCACCGAATACCCAATTCGTACTGTCCAGTAAATCGGAGAGTATCCATGCCAGAGATGGCTCGGAGAGATCCTTCTGCAGCACGTTCGAAAGTGTGTCCCAAACCGCTGCATCTGCACGCATCCAGACGTTTCGCCATGCCGTGTCAGATGAATTTCCAGATGGAATATTTAACAGGCCATCGCAAAAATCCGGGATCGTTGATTGGACACGATCTGTTACGGTGTGACATGGATCAATCCTACTGTCCGATGGCGAAATTGCCACGTACGTTTTTGAGGAAGAGTTGGCCAAAAAATTCTGTAGCTCTTTGGATACGAGTGGTGCTCCAAAGTGCAGGATTAGATCGGGTTGATGCCTCTGTATAGATGGTTTACTGCGTACGATCAGATCAAAAAAATTCACCGAGCTCTCAGTGGAAGGGACTGGAGCACAAATATCTGCCATTAGAGGCCATCCCAAATGATTGGCCAAATTACTGATAGCTTCTCCTTCCTCGAGGGTTCGCAATCTTCCTGACACCACCAAACCACGCTGAGCGTTGGAGATTTTCTGCAGTAATTCATCATCCAGAGTAACTGTAGATTTGGCTTCTGTTTGATAGAGTGTTCTGGGAACTCCTTCTGTTTCCCACGGGATTGCCGGGATCGAACGATCTTTGTCATTCGTTTCCAATAACGGCTCCCTAAACATACAATTCAGATGCACCGGACCACCGAGTGCCCGGTGTACTGCATAATCGATTGTGGTGCGGATAAATGACGCATCCTGTTCTGCGCCGGGAGCAGGCAAGTCTGCAAACCAATTGGGATAACTGCCAAAAATGTGAATCTGGTCAATCGTTTGATTTGCACCGGTGTCGCGGAGTTCTGGAGGACGATCCGCCGTGAGGCAAATCAATGGGACCTCATCCATAGCAGATTCTACTACAGCAGGAAGACCGTTTGCTACGGCTGTCCCAGAGGTCGTGATCCATACGCACGGTTTACGGGTTGCCCGGCCGTATCCTAATGCAAAAAATGCACTGCCCCGTTCGTCAAAGTGCACGGTCACTTGAGCAGATGGATGACTAGCCGCAGCCAAAGCAAGAGGAGCACTTCGAAACCCCGAGGCTATGACAAATTGGTCAATCCCACAACGCACCAACTCCCCGATGATCAGGCGTGCTCTTTCAGCATTGCTCTGACTCATGCGCGCTGGAGTTCTGACTGAACGGCAGAATCATATAACCCTAACACCTGTGCCAAATCACCAATCTTGTGTCCAATTTCGTGCCATTCATCTAGGGGAGTAGATCCACGAACAATGCCCGCTCCCGAATAAAGTCGGATCATTGACCCAGATATAAGCCCTGAGCGTATTGCTACAGCGAATTCCGCTTCATTGACCCCTAACCAACCCACTGGCCCTGCATACCATCCCCGATCAAAGGGCTCCTTCCGCCGAATTAGATCCAACGCCTGCTCGGATGGATATCCCCCCACCGCAGGCGACGGATGTAATGCTTCCAATACGTCTAAGCTTGTGTACTCCTGCTGCATAATCGCACGCAACCGGGAAACTAGGTGAATCTCTGAGGTCAGACGCATAATGGAAGGCAACGTGTCCATCGTTACATATGCTGCTAATGACGTAACCTCTTCCTGCAGACTGATTCGGACAAATTCATGCTCCCGCTGCTCTTTCGCACTACTGTACAACTCATCAATCATTCTTGCATCATCCACCTCAGATGCCCCACGAGGTCGAGTCCCCGCAACTGCTTCACTTTCAATAGATCGTCCTTCCCGTCTGAATAATCGTTCCGGTGAGGCGCCCAAAAATGCTTCCCCGAGAGCGGGTTCAAAAAGAAAATGAAAACAATTGGGGGAGATTTTTTTCAATGCCTGAATGATAGAGACTGGTGCCAGTGGACCTGAAAAATCTACGGAAGCCTCTCGTGCGAGCACTACTTTATCCAAAGAAGTATGGTTGAACGCATTGAGTGCACTGTCAACCATCAACCCCCAATCCTCAAAGTCCGGTCGAAAACGGTGACCCGTAGACTTTGAATTGGTTTCTGTTCCTTGGATGGAGCCATGCAAGCTATCCACCTGATCGAGAATCGATTCTATTTGCGGCTGATCATTTGGGATCACAAGATTGCACATGAGCATCGTACCCTTGGAGTTCTTGCGAACCTCAAATCTCGGCAGTACGAACCGCCATGATCCAAAAGAAGACCACTGCTCCTCGCCTGAGTGATGCAGGTCGAAGCGAATGCCTCCGTAATAACGTACCCCATGCTCACATTCTGATAGCATCGTCCCAAGCCCACTACGCAGCCCCTGTAGATCTGTGGCGGAGGATGAGTAGTGGCAATCTGCCTCGCCAAAAGCCGCTACTTCAATCCCATAATCCCTGCCCGACCAGTAGACACGCCCTCCTTCTGGACGATGGATTAACCACTCCAGTGGGGTTACGCCGTCCAATATTACCGAAACCCGAGCAATCCTCGTTTGCGATGAGTGGTATGATTTTTCAAGCAAACGCCTTACTCCAGCCCGTAATTCGTCGACCGAATTGGCATACACATGATTCAGCATCTACGGTTCCCCCCTCTGAGGCTTCCTCTTAAACATATTATCGATAACGTTCTGCTCAATTTCTTCAAAGCCAGCAAGATTGATCCCATTCCTTAGTGCGCTCCGAACCATAAAGGCCCGCAATATATGATCAGGTACGGGAAGTTTATACATTGTTTTCCAGCAGCGGACAACTATTGGACGCGTCAGATAAGTCAGAATACCCCAGCGAAGGCATATAAATCCTATCAGTCCCACAGCTAAAGACTCGTACTGACCAGACAGGGCAAGCACTGACATCACCCCGGCGTAGAGAACAGCTTGTAGGATTACGGCATCCAATACGCTCAATAAAGAGACCGTGGTGCGGTTCACCAAAGCTGGAGCCACGATTTGCCACACGAGAAAAAAAAGTGGTATGGCTACTACCAGCTGCCAGGGATGATAGTACAGGATGCCTGGAGCAAGCAGCCAGAGAGACAGCGTATGGGGGGAACGGATCCAGATATCTGAACGCGCTAAATGCAACCCAAGCGGCTCGCGCTCAAAAAGCTCGCCTGCATATTCATTCAGAAGGTCGACGGTCGTTCTGTACCAGATACCCGACTCAGTAAGAATCCCCTGCGGAGTGTTGTAGTACTCGACCCTACTTTTGGGCCAAAGTGACCAGGCCATGTCGCAGTCGTTAGGACTAAGGGTTAAACCATGCCCCCACTTTGTTGTTGCCCATCGTGGTATTACTGGGATCCGATATTAATAAAATATCGAAGCCGCTCTGGAGACACTGTGACTTGGCGCAACATAAACTCTTCTGGATATTCTACAGTAGGTTCCACACGCCCCGTCGTATCATCATAGATTTCGGAGTAAGAGATCACGGCTCGGATCAGTTGTGATTGCCGAGCCTCGAGGAATCTGGATAAGGGTATTTGATAGGTGATCGTCACGGACTCCGGATCAAGCTGAACCACGCTGTTTGCATTCGGGATTCCTTCAATCTCTACTCGTACCTGCTCTCTTTGCCCCTCTGTGAATTGTGGGGAAGATCGAATAACGGTCGTATTATTCGTCCTCAAGCTTACCAGGCCTGCGAGGGAATCCGCCAAGTCAATCTGGAAACGCACACTGTCGCCGGTCGCCACAATGGTGTCTGACTTTGTGGGCCATGTCAACAATTGATTCATCACCGACACCGGTCCTGAAACCCATACACTATCAGGGTCAAGTTGTGGTTTACCCACGAAAAAATGTGGTGGCTGGGGTACAAACCTTATACGTGATTCGATAGGAACCAGAAGTTCGCTTCTTGGCTCTTTCTCAAAGTCGATCCTTTCCGGTATAATACTTTCAATACTTACCTCTTCGGGAATTCGAAGCAGTAACTGTGTATCAACCACTCCCTGATCCGAATCAAATGTGATCGGACTATTCCAGTAACGGGCCCGAAAACGCTGTACGAGCAGGTTGAGCCCTGGACCATACAAGGTGGTGCGAATTGCCTCTGGCAATGGTTGCACTAATGCGGAATCCTCATCCATCCCGGAAACGCAAGGAGAGGAAATTTCCTCTGCCTGTGAAACACAGGTCATGTACTCCACTGACAGATAATAATTCTCCGAAAGGCTGAGCATCAGCCAGATCATGAGTGATGCCGCCAAACTGAAAATCATCGCGCGCCGCCGAGCTCCTGAGGACTTTTCTTGCTCACCCAATGTTGATTGACGGCCAAGAATCGTCCATCTAATACCGCGCCACATTCGTTCTAACTTGCTGAGCATAGGATCATCAAACCTCAATCAATTGCACTATGAGGAAATCTACGGAAGGATTTTTTAACAATTTATTGTCTGGAAGTTGATTTCCTCTCCATTTCACGATACATCCCAATCAATGTACGCGCCGAGTGTTCCCAGTTATATCGTTCTTTGACAGCCTGGTGTCCATTGATTCCCATTTCTTTGCGGCGTGATGGATTTCTGTATAACTCAATGATACTTGAGGCAAGGGCTTCATGATCTCCGTAGGGTACAACAATCCCACAATCAGTTTCTTCTACAACTTGCTGAGTATAGGTGCAATTTGTAGCGATTACAGGGCGTTTCAGATACATGTAGTGGAATAACTTATGTGCTGCTGCCTTGTCGGTCTGTTCACACTTAACCAACGGTATGAGGCATACGTCACTGGCCAAAATATAACTTTTGATTTCAGCCTGAGGTCTCCAGCCTTCAAAGAACACGTGATCCGCGATTCCCAATGATTCTGCCTGTGCTTCCAGTTCGGGTCGAATTCGCCCCTCCCCGACAATGACCAGACGTGCTTTGCACCGCCGAAGTACAAGCGACATGGAATCAAGTAGAAAATCCAGCCCTCGGTGGAGATTGATAGTACCTGCATAAACCAGGGTTAATTCGGATGCCTGCGCCTTGATTATATCCTCGTCAAGAGGGTAATTATCAAACGCTTCCGTATTGATTGTATTAGGTAAGGCGACCACCTTGCCGTCCGAACATCCAAGTGAGATATACCGATCTCGCATTTGCTCGGTGATCACAATCACCTTCTCAGCTCTGTTCGCCCATTTTTTCTCCAGAACTTTCCACCTCCGAATGCTGATGAACAATTTTCCCGGAAACCTGGTGCTCCAGGCATATATCCCGAGAACAGAAATCCAGACTTCGTGTAAATCGGCAACTACTGGGGTCCCTGCACGCCTGCCCGCTTTCAATGCTCCCCCACACATATACAGGTCGTGTGCATGGATAACATCAAAACTGTATTGCCTCTGGAGTCGCCGAACTTGCCATGCGATATACCAAGACAGAATTGGAATTGTACCTGCAAGTCCCCGCATCCAGTTGCGGAATTTTTTAGGCACATGCCGACGTACAATTGTAAACCCCTGATATTTCTCTGTTAGTTGTCGGGTATCAGGAGCAAGGACTAGTAATATGACTTCGAATCCCGCCTTCGCCAAAGAACTTGCTTCATTCTCTACACGGGTATCTGGTGGGAACGGTTGATCCAGAATCATCAGGATCCGATACGGCTTTCTTGATTCAGCCTCATAGTGTTCTAGTGCCACTGTCATGTGCACCGGCTTATGCTTTTTTAAGGGAGTGTCAAATAAAACGATATAATGGCCGGAATTGTGATCAAGAAACAACTCGGTACAAATTCGAGATGTGAGGTTCCACGAAAATTTTTGAAATCTGTTTTATCCTCCGTTGTACCTCGAACATTTTCTCTGATTCAAAAATAGAAACAACACATCTGAGCATCTCACCGACCTAGGCTGCAGATGCCGGGGGATAAAGAAGACCTAAAAGGACTATCAGACCGGTCAAAGGATCAATTAAAACGACATCCAAATCATTCATTCCAGAATTTAGTTTAGTGCTCAACTACATCTCCTCATGAGAAAAACCAGTCTTTGTTTTTTGATCTACGTCTATGCAATTAACTATGTAAGGTATGTATGACAAATAGTACAATCAACTTATCACAGCTCTGTAAATTAATCCACTCGAAAGACTTACTGTTGTTGGAGAATTGAGATTAGATGATCAAATAATTTGCCACATAGTCCTGAACGACTGAATGGTTCAATAGCTAATAGATTCAAATTTTTAGGATAAAGCTCCACCACAAGGTCAATCTGAGCATGCACAGCAGCACGTATGGATCGAAAAGTATGAGAGCAACTCCCTCTCGTCCTTAATCCCAGCCCCTCTCGTATTGACTTACAGCTTCTTCAGCCCGATAAATCAGATTGATCTCGGACGCAGATTCAGCTAGGTCATCAGTTCCGCGTATGCATTTCTTCGCCTCATGCAGAAATAGTCGATTTAGTTCCTGGATAAGAGACCTGAAATTAGGTTTATCCGATTCCTTAAGATTTTCCCATTTCTGGCCCGTCAATGCCCAAGCAGCAGAAATCGTTTCGATCATGAGCTCATCTTCCTTCCAATAGATCGGCTCGTGCGATTGCATTCCAGACCTCACCAAATTTACCAACCTACAATAAGCGAACGTATGGATACAATACAGAGCGTAAACGTTGTCGCTTACAAAAGGACGAATCTCGTTCAGAAAGCCAGGGAACGTTCCCACCATAACAGACAAATCACTGGCCGGGTATGTACACGTACTCTTGTCCTGTCTTGGAAAAAAAACCTCCTCTAATTTGCCTTCCGAAGCGAATTCTATTAAGGCCTCCCTCACTCGCTTCTTGGAACTAGTCGGATCTTTGATTGCCTCAATTAACTCGTCTTTTGTCAGAATCGACACTATAGCAGCT from Rhodothermaceae bacterium includes:
- a CDS encoding DUF4411 family protein — protein: MQGNFFLIDSDALITAHRRYYSFDICPGFWNNLLRCHKEERIFSINRVRQE
- a CDS encoding ImmA/IrrE family metallo-endopeptidase, which gives rise to MVRVAVKPELLRWARERAGVTLEDLEKKKKFKKLPEWESDRDIFPTLNQLEEFAKAVHVPLGYLFLDEPPEERLPIADFRTIGNTQRAKPSPNLIDTIYAMQRRQDWMHDYMIECQASPLPFAGSAGLGDDPGTIGMEMRNMMGLNRGWAGKVSTWQDAVARLRRDIEKLGVMAVINGVVGNSNHRSLNVKEFRGFALTDQYAPLIFVNGKDSKAAQMFTLAHELAHIWLGESGLSGFEKMIPAGTEIEEWCNRAAAEFLLPSQELIQRWNQVKGQESPYRILAREYKVSPIVAARRALDLQLIERATYFEFYEDYISQPIKSKRSSSGGDFYRTQNVRVGRLFATRVIGAAMEGKIGFKRAYELTGLWGGSFRGYAKELGIQLN
- the menC gene encoding o-succinylbenzoate synthase — protein: MCIVDSVSVYWYQLQLIHPITWKNQLCSYRDGLLVCFRSGNDEGWGDIAPLPGFSQESFSEAQSQATTLAKLLADTPIESLDFGDSNLSPSVRFGFELAQLNLNAAIKNQSETKLPPVACCRLLNRQGHKNPESMTTLHGYQAVKIKVGRQALDEDLEFVHSVCCENPDIDVRIDANRAWTLQSAQAFLDATRHLAFDYIEEPLKDKSQLAAFARASHVPLALDETLREPEAERYCKFADVYVLKPTLSGGMTGTIKRIKQVQAEHIRWIISSSYESGIGMLGLVELAGNVPGEVHGLDTYNLFERDVLIDPLPLNRPKLQFDRHPIKKTDLDLSILSEL
- a CDS encoding class I SAM-dependent methyltransferase, giving the protein MENRLNKTHERRFSNSLKFLHATSPPPARILDLGTPNELGRRMQLAGYEVTNTEGDLEQVTTPLGEDVDLVTAFEILEHLVSPYNVLRAIQAPKLIATVPLRLWFASAYCNPSDPWDRHFHEFEDWQFDWLLEQAGWKIIRTEKWTSYGELVGIRPLLRRFIPRYYAVEAIRSD
- a CDS encoding 1,4-dihydroxy-2-naphthoate polyprenyltransferase, with product MNGSPVRAWVLASRPKTLPVAIAPVLVGSAMAWDDGIFNIGIALITVVCALLITIGTNLCNDYADFMSGVDTTNRKGPTRVTQAGLIAAQHVLVATVLVYCIATALGMILVYRGGWGVSIIGFASILAGILYTAGPWPYGYKGLGDLFVLIFFGPVAVGGTYYVQTLEITLSVIIIGLAPGLLSVAILTVNNIRDIVEDRKANKKTLVVRFGRKFGIGLWLGCVVIAALLPLEFVRVTGDHVWAGLTVLILIPAISILHKLITIHDSTDLNPLLGQTAFLLLGYSVIFALFW
- the menB gene encoding 1,4-dihydroxy-2-naphthoyl-CoA synthase; amino-acid sequence: MSKKQHHFTYRPIVEGSIEWEGCGDYKDILYEKGIPDTETAGIAKVTINRPEVRNAFRPLTVAEMQDAFAKARDDSSIGVIILTGEGPDAFCSGGDQRIRGDHGYTEEGSGIQRLNVLDLQRQIRTCPKPVIAMVAGWAVGGGHVLHVICDLTIAADNAKFMQTGPKVGSFDGGYGASYLARHVGQKKAREIWFLCRPYNASEALDMGLVNTVVKLDDLERTTVQWCREILMNSNIAIRMLKAGFNADCDGQAGLQELAGHATMLFYMTEEGQEGKNAYLNKRPPNFDKDGYKP
- the menD gene encoding 2-succinyl-5-enolpyruvyl-6-hydroxy-3-cyclohexene-1-carboxylic-acid synthase, with the translated sequence MSQSNAERARLIIGELVRCGIDQFVIASGFRSAPLALAAASHPSAQVTVHFDERGSAFFALGYGRATRKPCVWITTSGTAVANGLPAVVESAMDEVPLICLTADRPPELRDTGANQTIDQIHIFGSYPNWFADLPAPGAEQDASFIRTTIDYAVHRALGGPVHLNCMFREPLLETNDKDRSIPAIPWETEGVPRTLYQTEAKSTVTLDDELLQKISNAQRGLVVSGRLRTLEEGEAISNLANHLGWPLMADICAPVPSTESSVNFFDLIVRSKPSIQRHQPDLILHFGAPLVSKELQNFLANSSSKTYVAISPSDSRIDPCHTVTDRVQSTIPDFCDGLLNIPSGNSSDTAWRNVWMRADAAVWDTLSNVLQKDLSEPSLAWILSDLLDSTNWVFGASSMPIRDLQAFFRRGNDAPRVFANRGASGIDGTLATAAGIAEAKLGYGAVLLGDLAMLHDVNSLNLLRERDVIVVVVNNNGGGIFHMLPVALGHEEFEKVLGTPHGMDFRWAAAQFQIPYSSVDSCEEFRETWQSAASSSGPYLIEVQTDRAQNAELHNALYRLVSEAVRSSI
- a CDS encoding isochorismate synthase; the protein is MLNHVYANSVDELRAGVRRLLEKSYHSSQTRIARVSVILDGVTPLEWLIHRPEGGRVYWSGRDYGIEVAAFGEADCHYSSSATDLQGLRSGLGTMLSECEHGVRYYGGIRFDLHHSGEEQWSSFGSWRFVLPRFEVRKNSKGTMLMCNLVIPNDQPQIESILDQVDSLHGSIQGTETNSKSTGHRFRPDFEDWGLMVDSALNAFNHTSLDKVVLAREASVDFSGPLAPVSIIQALKKISPNCFHFLFEPALGEAFLGASPERLFRREGRSIESEAVAGTRPRGASEVDDARMIDELYSSAKEQREHEFVRISLQEEVTSLAAYVTMDTLPSIMRLTSEIHLVSRLRAIMQQEYTSLDVLEALHPSPAVGGYPSEQALDLIRRKEPFDRGWYAGPVGWLGVNEAEFAVAIRSGLISGSMIRLYSGAGIVRGSTPLDEWHEIGHKIGDLAQVLGLYDSAVQSELQRA
- a CDS encoding glycosyltransferase family 4 protein translates to MHMTVALEHYEAESRKPYRILMILDQPFPPDTRVENEASSLAKAGFEVILLVLAPDTRQLTEKYQGFTIVRRHVPKKFRNWMRGLAGTIPILSWYIAWQVRRLQRQYSFDVIHAHDLYMCGGALKAGRRAGTPVVADLHEVWISVLGIYAWSTRFPGKLFISIRRWKVLEKKWANRAEKVIVITEQMRDRYISLGCSDGKVVALPNTINTEAFDNYPLDEDIIKAQASELTLVYAGTINLHRGLDFLLDSMSLVLRRCKARLVIVGEGRIRPELEAQAESLGIADHVFFEGWRPQAEIKSYILASDVCLIPLVKCEQTDKAAAHKLFHYMYLKRPVIATNCTYTQQVVEETDCGIVVPYGDHEALASSIIELYRNPSRRKEMGINGHQAVKERYNWEHSARTLIGMYREMERKSTSRQ